GGCCGGCAATGATACCGCCGCTGAATGCCGGCGATCGTTTGACGCGACCGGAATTCGAGCGCCGTTACCAGGCCCATCCCGAACTCAACAAGGCTGAACTCATCGAAGGAGTCGTCCATATGCCATCGCCTGTTCATTTCGCTCTACACGGCAAACCCCATGTGGCTATTATTGCCTGGCTGGCGCTCTACTGTGCCGCAACCCCCGGTGTGGTCGGCGCCGACAATACGACGGTGCGGCTGGACTACGAGAATGTCGTTCAGCCTGACGCGCTCTTGCGCCTGGAGTCGGCCCTGGGCGGCCGCTCGCACGTGACCGAAGATGACTATCTCGCCGGCCCCCCGGAACTGGTGGTGGAGATTGCCGCCAGCAGCGCTTCGTACGATTTGCACAACAAACACCGCGTCTACGCGGCCAACGCCGTGCCCGAATACCTGGTGGCTCAGGCCTACGAACAGCGTGTAGACTGGTTCATATTGCGCGAAGGCGTCTACGAGCCGTTGCAGCCCGACGCCGATGGCATCCTGCGCAGCGAGGTGTTTCCAGGACTCTGGTTGCCCGCGGATGCGCTGTGGGCCGGCGACCTGGCGACGATGCTGGCAGTCGTGCAGCAGGGCCTGGCTTCCCCGGAGCATGCAAGTTACGTCGCCGGCCTGCGTGCGCGCCAACCCAGGCCATAATCTGCAAGTTTTCCAGCACTGAGTCTGTATTCCTCCCGAGAAACAACAATGACCACTACACGTCGTACAACTGGCAATGATGCGGGCAAAGTCATTATCACGCCTGCCTTCGACGAACCCTTGCCGGAGTTCAATGAACTAATCATGTCATCTTCACCAAACCGTATTCTGATCATCGGCCTCGACGCGGCCACATTCTGGTTGATTGACCCCTGGATGCAGGAGCAGAAGCTGCCCACCCTGGCCCGTATCCAGGCGCAAGGCGCACGCGCGGAGCTGCGTTCCAGCATCCCCTACGTCAGCGGGCCGGCCTGGGTCTCCTTTGCCACCGGCAAAAACCCCGGCAAGCATGGCTACTTCGATTTTGCGCGGCGCAAGCCCGGCGACTATGGCGTCGAACTGGTCAACGCCGCCCATGTCATGGCGCCCACCCTCTGGCAGCTCCTGAGTGAGGCCGGTCAGCGCGTGGCGGTTATGAACTGCCCGGTAACCTATCCACCCAAACCGGTCAACGGTGTGCTGGTCGGCGACATGCTGACGCCCAGCCCCAAGAGCCAGTTCACCTACCCGCCGGAGTTGCGCGAGGAGCTGTACGCGGCCGTGCCCGACTATCTGATCGAATCGGCCGAGGCCAGCGCCGACCGCGTGGCGACTAAAGCGACAGTCGCGGCCAATGTGCGCCAGGGCACCACCAACCGTGCGCTGGCGACGCGCTTTCTGATGGAAAAAGTACCGGATTGGGACTTCATGCACGTGGTCTACTCCGAGACCGACCGCATCATGACCTACCTCTGGGATGACATGGACTCCAGCCATCCCCGACACGACCCCGCGCTGGCCGGCCGCTTTGGCGGCGAGATCGAGCACCACTACCGCCAGGCAGACGCCATCCTGGGCGACCTGCTGCGTGATGTGGTGGAGCCTGGCGGCAACACCCTCCTCTTCGTCATGTCCGATCACGGCTTTGGCGGCGTTCATCGCTTTTTCTATCCCAACGTCTGGCTGCAGCAGGAAGGCTACCTGGCGCTCAAGGGCGGGCGCGGCAGCGCGGGCGCGCAGGCCATCCGCGGCGTGCGCAGCCTGCTCAAGTCGCTGGGCCTGGCCCACCTGGCGCGCCAGACCCTGCGCCGCCTGCTGCCCGGTTGGGGCACGGCCGGCAAACTGCGCGAATTCGCCTTCACCAGCTCCGTGGACTGGAGCCAGACGCGCGCGTTCTGGGCGTCGGACAACGGCGTCACCCTCAACGTGCGCGGGCGTGAGCCGGCCGGCATCGTCGCGCCCGGCGCGGAATATGAGGCGCTGCGCGAGGAGATCAAGGCCCGGCTGCTGGCCCTGCGCGAACCGCAGACGGGCGAGCGGGTCGTGGCGGAAGTCTGGAAGCGCGAAGAAATTTACAGCGGCCCGTATGTGGACTGGAGCCCGGACCTGCGCGTCATCTGGCAAGAGTACCCGGAGCAGAAGCGCACCTATTTCAGCGCCGGCGAACCGTGGGCCGACGCGGCCTTTGCCTACGCCGGGCAGACCGGCGACCACGCACGCGACGGCATTCTCTACGCATTTGGCCCCGGCGTGCGGCAAGGCGTGCGCCTGCCGCGGCTGAGCATCATGGACCTGGCGCCAACGGTTCTCTGGCTGCGCGGCCTGCCCGTGCCGGAGGACATGGACGGCCGCGTCCTGACCGACCTGTTCGAGTCAGACTTCGTCGCCAGCCATCCCGTGCTGCACGGCGCGGCCACCGGCAGCCTGACGCCCGCGGCCGCCGCTGAACTTTCGGCCGAGGACGAAGAAGCCCTCGCCGACCGCCTGCGCGGCCTGGGTTACATCGGATGAAACCCCAATCTCCGCTCTCCGCTCTCCGCTCTCCGCTCTCCAATCTCCAATCTCCGGTCTCAGGTCTCAGGTCTCCTCTGACCATCGCCATTGATGCGCACATGGTCGGTGAGCGCGAGACCGGCAATGAGACCTACACCCTCAGCCTGATCCGGGCGCTGCTGGCCCTGCCGTCGGAAGAGCGCCGCGGGATGGATTTCGTGCTCTACGCGACGCAGCCGGAGCGCCTGCGCCTGCGTCTGAATCCCAACCCTGCCGCGCCGATTCGCCGCATCTGGCCCGCATCATCGCTGCTGCGCATTCCCTTCGCCATGCCCGCGGCCACCCTGGCTGACCGCGCGAGCCTGCTGCACGTCAACTACGTCGCGCCGCCTGTCGGTAGCTGCCCACACGTCGTCACCGTGCATGACATCTCGTATGACCTCTACCCGGCCTTTTTCTCCCCGCGCGACCGCTGGATGCTCAAGACGCTGGTGCCGTTGACGATGCGCCGCGCCGCGGCCATCATCACCGTGTCGCGGCACGCCAAGCAGGAGATCATGGCACGCTACGGCCTGCCCGCGGACAAAATTGCCGTCACCTACGAGGCGGCCGGCGAGCAGTTCCGGCCTGTGACCGATGCGGCTGCGCGCCTGGCGCTGCGCCAACGGCTCGGCCTGCCGGCCCAGGCGCCCTATTTCCTGGCCCTGGGCAACTTGCAGCCGCGCAAGAACATCGGCCGCCTGCTCGAAGCCTTTGCCCTGGCGCGCCAAAGCGCTGAACTGGCCGCCACCTGCCTGGTGATCGCGGGCAAGGCGCTCTGGCGCGAATCGGAGATTTACGCCACCGTGCAACAGGCCGGTCTGACGGACGCGGTCCATTTTCCAGGCTATGTGGATGACGCCGACCTACCGGCGCTCTACAGCGACGCCCTGGCCTTCGTCTATCCGTCGCTCTACGAAGGCTTTGGCCTGCCGCCCCTGGAAGCGATGGCCTGCGGCACGCCGGTCATCTGCGCCAACGCGGCCTCGCTGCCCGAAGTGGTGGGCGACGCCGCGCTGACCGTCCCCCCGACGGATGTGGGCGCGCTGGCGCACGCGCTGCGCCAGGTCGCCGGTGCGCCTGAGCTGCGCCAGCAGTTGCGCCAGCGGGGATACGCGCGCGCCGCGCAGTTTACCTGGCGCCGCTGCGCGCAGGAGACGCTGGAAATCTACCGGCGGGCCAGGACGGGCTAACGAACCATGGACGATGACAGGAATCAACATTCGGCCTGTGGCCTGGCCGCCGTGACGCGGCGTGACTTTCTCAAGCTGGGCGCGGTGGTGGCGGTGGACAGCCTGCTGCTGGGGCGGCTGTTTGCCGCCGCGCGCGTGCTGGCGCTGCCGCTGGATGCCACGCCCACGCCCACGCCCGCGCCGCCGCCCTCACCTACCCCGCTGCCCAACTTCGATGGCGAGGGTCGCATCACGATCGAGCCAAACCAGGGCCTGGTGGTCATGCACCACTACACCCTGCGCATCACGTTCATCATCGGGCCGCACGGCATGAAAGCTGGGGGCCGTTTTCGCTTCGTCATCCCGCCTGGCTTGCCCGCCAATGCCTGGTGGTCACCCCCGCAGGTGAACGAGCCGCAAGGGGCTGGCTTCACGACGGTCAGTTGGCAGAGCCACGCGCCGGCGCGGGTCAAACTGGAACAGATCTCACGCGGGCTGCACATCCTGTTGGCTGCTGGTGAGCTGCAAGCCAACGACACGATCACGCTGACCTACGGCGATACGCGGCGCGGTTCACCGGGCGCGCGGGTACAGCGCACAGCCGCCGCGGGCGTGGCCTTCCACGTGGCGTCCGATGTGGATGGCAACGATAAATTTCGCCTGCTCAGCGCCGTACCCACCATCACCACCGTGCCGGGCGCGCCGGTCGAGATCTACCTGGCCGCGCCTTCGCAGGCGCGCACCGGTCAGCCGTTCACTGTGCGCGTGGCCGTGCTCGATTTCTACAGGAACGCGGTCAGCGATTTTCAGGGCGCCATCAGGCTGCGCAGCCGCGGCCCGCAGGTTACGGCGCCGGCAACCATCACGCTGACGCCGGCGGATGGCGGCAGCAAGACCTTCAGCGTGACGCCGCGTCAGGCCGGCGTGCTTTCGTTCGACGCGCAAACGGCCGCGGCGCTCGCCGGCGCAGGCAATCCGACCCTGATACATGATGAGAAGCCGGCCTTCACCTTACTCTGGGGCGACATTCACGGCCACACCGCCCGCTCGGATGGCGGCGGCGTGCCGGCCGCTTATTATCGCTATGCGCGTGACGTAGCGGGCCTGGACTTCGCCGCCTTGACCGATCATGACGACATGCTGGACGATGCCGAATGGGCTGAGTCCAAGCGCGTGACCAACAGCTTCGATGAACCTGGGCGCTTTTCGACCTTGCTGGCCTACGAGTGGACGCACTGGGTTCATGGGCATCGCTGTGTCTACTTCGCGGGCGACGACGCGCCCATTTTTCGGCGCACCACACCACCAACGGACACCCCGGCCGGCCTGTGGGCGGCGCTGCGGCGCAGCGGCGCGGCCGTGATGACCATCGCCCATCATACGCGCGGCCTGCGCGGCGCCTTCAATGGCGGCCAGGCTGAGATTGACTGGCACGCGTTCCCGCCGCCGCCTGACCTGGAACGCCTGGTGGAGACCTATTCGATTCATGGGCACTGCGAAAATGAAGAACTGGCTGGCCCGGATTTCAACGGGCGCAAGGGTTTTGTCCAGGATGCCCTGCGCCAGGGCTTGCATCTCGGCCTGATGGCCTCTGGTGACGATCACAGCGGGCATCCGGGCTTTGGGCCTGGAGCGCATGGCGAGCCGGCCGGTCTGCTGGGCGTCCTGGCGCGGGCCAATACGCGCGCGGCGATCTGGGAAGCCTTGCAGTCGCGGCGGGTCATCGGCACGACCGGGCCGCGCATCGTGCTCGATTTTCAGGCCGACGGGCATGGGGTGGGCGAGGAATTCGACATCCTGGCTACAGCCCCGTCGCCGCGTTTCGTGGCCCGCGCCTGGGGTACGGCCCCATTGGCGCGTTTCGAACTGCTGCGCGACGCCGTCACCATCCATGAAGCCGCCGTGGAAGGCGCGCTGAGCGCCGTGCTGGAAGCAGCGCACGATGAACCGACGGGGAGCGCCCACTCCTATTATGTCCGGTTGACACAAATAGATGGTCATATGGCTTGGGCGGGGCCGATTTGGGTCAGGCGAGGTATCAGACTTTGACGAAGTGTCAAGCTAATGGCAAAATAGCGACGTCTGTGTTTTCACCCGTCCAACCGATTACCCGGCATCTGCTGCCGGACGAGAAAAAGGTGTTGTTGGCATGAAAATTGCTATGCTGGGCACGCGCGGCGTGCCGGCAAGCTACAGTGGCTTCGAGACGTGCGTCGAGCAACTTGGCAGTCGCCTGGTAGAACGGGGCCATGAGGTCACGGTCTACTGCCGCAGCCATCATGTGGCCTATGACCAGCCGACCTACAAGGGCATGCGTCTCGTCAAGTTGCCGACCGTCAAAAACAAATACCTGGACACGATCGTCCACTCCTTTCTTTCCAGCCTGCATGCGCTCGGACAGGGGTATGACATCGTGCTCTACTTCATTGCCGGCAACAGCCTGGTCTCCTGGATTCCACGCCTGGCCGGGCAGACCAGCATTCTCAACGTGGACGGCCTGGATTGGAAGCGCGCCAAATGGCCGCCGCTGGCCAAGCGCTATATCCAGTTTGCTGAGCGCATGGCCACCGTGCTGCCCAACGCCTTTCTGACCGATAGCCGGGTGGTGCAGCAGTTCTATCGCGACACCTATCACGCCGACTCGCCCTACATTGCTTATGGCGCAGAGCTGCCCATCCGGCCGGCCGGGGCGCAGTTGGCCCAGTGGGGTCTGGAGGCGCGGCGTTATGTGCTGTTCGTCG
The window above is part of the Candidatus Amarolinea dominans genome. Proteins encoded here:
- a CDS encoding Uma2 family endonuclease, giving the protein MIPPLNAGDRLTRPEFERRYQAHPELNKAELIEGVVHMPSPVHFALHGKPHVAIIAWLALYCAATPGVVGADNTTVRLDYENVVQPDALLRLESALGGRSHVTEDDYLAGPPELVVEIAASSASYDLHNKHRVYAANAVPEYLVAQAYEQRVDWFILREGVYEPLQPDADGILRSEVFPGLWLPADALWAGDLATMLAVVQQGLASPEHASYVAGLRARQPRP
- a CDS encoding alkaline phosphatase family protein, translated to MTTTRRTTGNDAGKVIITPAFDEPLPEFNELIMSSSPNRILIIGLDAATFWLIDPWMQEQKLPTLARIQAQGARAELRSSIPYVSGPAWVSFATGKNPGKHGYFDFARRKPGDYGVELVNAAHVMAPTLWQLLSEAGQRVAVMNCPVTYPPKPVNGVLVGDMLTPSPKSQFTYPPELREELYAAVPDYLIESAEASADRVATKATVAANVRQGTTNRALATRFLMEKVPDWDFMHVVYSETDRIMTYLWDDMDSSHPRHDPALAGRFGGEIEHHYRQADAILGDLLRDVVEPGGNTLLFVMSDHGFGGVHRFFYPNVWLQQEGYLALKGGRGSAGAQAIRGVRSLLKSLGLAHLARQTLRRLLPGWGTAGKLREFAFTSSVDWSQTRAFWASDNGVTLNVRGREPAGIVAPGAEYEALREEIKARLLALREPQTGERVVAEVWKREEIYSGPYVDWSPDLRVIWQEYPEQKRTYFSAGEPWADAAFAYAGQTGDHARDGILYAFGPGVRQGVRLPRLSIMDLAPTVLWLRGLPVPEDMDGRVLTDLFESDFVASHPVLHGAATGSLTPAAAAELSAEDEEALADRLRGLGYIG
- a CDS encoding CehA/McbA family metallohydrolase, whose product is MDDDRNQHSACGLAAVTRRDFLKLGAVVAVDSLLLGRLFAAARVLALPLDATPTPTPAPPPSPTPLPNFDGEGRITIEPNQGLVVMHHYTLRITFIIGPHGMKAGGRFRFVIPPGLPANAWWSPPQVNEPQGAGFTTVSWQSHAPARVKLEQISRGLHILLAAGELQANDTITLTYGDTRRGSPGARVQRTAAAGVAFHVASDVDGNDKFRLLSAVPTITTVPGAPVEIYLAAPSQARTGQPFTVRVAVLDFYRNAVSDFQGAIRLRSRGPQVTAPATITLTPADGGSKTFSVTPRQAGVLSFDAQTAAALAGAGNPTLIHDEKPAFTLLWGDIHGHTARSDGGGVPAAYYRYARDVAGLDFAALTDHDDMLDDAEWAESKRVTNSFDEPGRFSTLLAYEWTHWVHGHRCVYFAGDDAPIFRRTTPPTDTPAGLWAALRRSGAAVMTIAHHTRGLRGAFNGGQAEIDWHAFPPPPDLERLVETYSIHGHCENEELAGPDFNGRKGFVQDALRQGLHLGLMASGDDHSGHPGFGPGAHGEPAGLLGVLARANTRAAIWEALQSRRVIGTTGPRIVLDFQADGHGVGEEFDILATAPSPRFVARAWGTAPLARFELLRDAVTIHEAAVEGALSAVLEAAHDEPTGSAHSYYVRLTQIDGHMAWAGPIWVRRGIRL
- a CDS encoding glycosyltransferase family 4 protein, with amino-acid sequence MVGERETGNETYTLSLIRALLALPSEERRGMDFVLYATQPERLRLRLNPNPAAPIRRIWPASSLLRIPFAMPAATLADRASLLHVNYVAPPVGSCPHVVTVHDISYDLYPAFFSPRDRWMLKTLVPLTMRRAAAIITVSRHAKQEIMARYGLPADKIAVTYEAAGEQFRPVTDAAARLALRQRLGLPAQAPYFLALGNLQPRKNIGRLLEAFALARQSAELAATCLVIAGKALWRESEIYATVQQAGLTDAVHFPGYVDDADLPALYSDALAFVYPSLYEGFGLPPLEAMACGTPVICANAASLPEVVGDAALTVPPTDVGALAHALRQVAGAPELRQQLRQRGYARAAQFTWRRCAQETLEIYRRARTG
- a CDS encoding glycosyltransferase, with the protein product MKIAMLGTRGVPASYSGFETCVEQLGSRLVERGHEVTVYCRSHHVAYDQPTYKGMRLVKLPTVKNKYLDTIVHSFLSSLHALGQGYDIVLYFIAGNSLVSWIPRLAGQTSILNVDGLDWKRAKWPPLAKRYIQFAERMATVLPNAFLTDSRVVQQFYRDTYHADSPYIAYGAELPIRPAGAQLAQWGLEARRYVLFVGRLVPENCADHLVQAFQALNTDMKCVIVGDAPYAAEYITRLKAVRDPRIIFTGYCFGEGYWELTSNAYLFVETSGVGGTHPALVEAMAFGNCVVAHDTAENQETIDEAGFVYDGASGASALAPRLQQLLDDPALVAVYRQKAAARAAAYYSWEKVTDDYEALFKRLRPVVATSVAGRPE